Proteins found in one Streptococcus iniae genomic segment:
- a CDS encoding aldose epimerase family protein, protein MTLSVKTVESPKGLIKVFTLSNTKGTQVDVTNLGATITRFLTKDKKGQLRDIVLGYDPIEAYFKNTNTYFGATVGRSANRLAGARFTLNENQFQIPQNEGENNLHSGPNGYQIRLWDVASYQESDSAISFMLNSPDGDQGYPGNLAITVGFKLSEDNELLITYKGVSDKDTLFNVTNHSYFNLNGHESGSIEKHSLQLLADAFTPIVDSHSIPSGEIRPVDGSAFDFRKPKEIGKDISSKDQQLHFAGGYDHNWVLNTPSMEEPFAIAVGDTSGIKLEAYTTLPGVQFYSGNFLDGDMGKDHHHYQKRQGFCLETQYFPNAINIEGFASPLLKAGQEICTQTKYKVSIVS, encoded by the coding sequence ATGACACTATCAGTAAAAACGGTTGAATCACCTAAAGGACTAATCAAGGTCTTCACTTTGTCTAATACCAAAGGAACGCAAGTTGACGTGACAAATCTCGGAGCCACCATTACACGCTTTTTAACCAAAGATAAAAAGGGGCAGCTGCGCGATATTGTTTTAGGCTATGATCCCATTGAAGCCTACTTCAAAAATACCAATACCTACTTCGGTGCTACTGTTGGTAGAAGCGCGAACCGTCTTGCCGGGGCACGATTTACACTGAACGAGAACCAATTTCAGATCCCACAAAACGAAGGAGAAAACAACCTCCACAGTGGGCCCAACGGCTACCAAATCAGGTTATGGGATGTTGCTAGTTATCAAGAATCTGATAGTGCTATCAGCTTTATGTTAAACAGTCCTGATGGTGATCAAGGTTATCCAGGTAATCTCGCTATTACGGTTGGCTTTAAGCTTTCTGAAGACAATGAGCTTTTAATCACCTATAAAGGTGTTTCAGATAAGGACACTCTCTTTAATGTAACCAATCATTCTTACTTTAATCTCAACGGCCATGAATCAGGCTCCATTGAAAAGCACAGCCTGCAATTACTTGCTGATGCTTTCACTCCAATAGTTGATTCCCATTCTATTCCAAGCGGAGAAATTCGCCCAGTTGATGGCAGTGCCTTTGACTTTAGAAAGCCAAAAGAAATTGGCAAAGACATTTCGTCTAAGGACCAACAATTGCATTTCGCTGGTGGCTACGACCACAACTGGGTGCTTAACACCCCTTCTATGGAAGAACCTTTTGCCATTGCTGTTGGTGATACATCCGGCATTAAGCTCGAGGCCTACACAACCTTACCTGGTGTGCAATTTTATTCTGGAAATTTCTTAGATGGTGATATGGGAAAAGACCATCACCACTATCAAAAGCGCCAAGGCTTCTGCTTAGAAACACAATATTTCCCAAATGCTATTAATATTGAGGGCTTTGCTTCACCACTCCTAAAGGCTGGCCAAGAGATATGTACTCAGACAAAATATAAAGTTAGTATCGTTTCATAA
- a CDS encoding response regulator transcription factor, whose amino-acid sequence MPQVIYLADDEKNIRDLLIPFLERDGYQVHSFETGDLLFAAYEKQKPDLVILDIMMPGTDGLTILSQIRQEDSNLPIILLTARDSDADFITGFTLGTDDYFTKPFSPIKLSLHVQALLKRQQEKAPELASLVHFLDMTIDHDKRQVRLSGQDMSLTKTEFDLLALLMENPEMAHSREAILKRIWGFEDIESRAVDDTIKRLRKKMKVLNGQACIKTVWGYGFKMGDATE is encoded by the coding sequence ATGCCCCAAGTAATCTATTTAGCGGACGATGAAAAAAATATTCGTGATTTATTGATTCCTTTTTTGGAGCGTGACGGCTACCAAGTACATAGTTTTGAAACGGGTGATTTACTATTTGCGGCTTATGAAAAGCAAAAACCTGATTTGGTTATCCTTGATATTATGATGCCAGGAACGGATGGGCTAACCATTCTCAGCCAAATTAGACAAGAAGATTCTAATTTGCCCATTATTTTGTTAACTGCCAGAGATTCTGATGCTGATTTTATCACAGGGTTTACTTTAGGAACAGATGATTACTTTACAAAGCCCTTCTCTCCTATTAAGCTAAGTCTTCATGTTCAGGCCTTGCTAAAACGTCAACAAGAAAAGGCCCCAGAACTTGCCTCGTTAGTACATTTTTTAGATATGACCATTGATCATGATAAAAGACAAGTCCGTTTATCTGGCCAAGACATGTCCTTGACAAAAACAGAGTTTGACCTTTTGGCACTTTTGATGGAAAATCCAGAAATGGCACATTCCAGAGAGGCTATTTTAAAGCGTATCTGGGGGTTTGAAGATATTGAGAGCCGTGCAGTTGACGATACCATCAAACGTCTCCGTAAAAAAATGAAAGTTTTAAATGGTCAAGCTTGTATCAAGACAGTCTGGGGCTATGGCTTTAAAATGGGTGATGCGACAGAATGA
- a CDS encoding sensor histidine kinase has product MTSKKLSSHLLWLNSLTLLIGFGLIYFSFNYFVRDYINQVTKDSMQSNFTILDSMYDNKPIPEAKNKNTDSVFVWSHYAIYNHHKQVLFANDDKKTIGKTLYSYLDEHDLWDKSSRRSGVFITLEDKTYYVMTKAYEGDYQDGAIVKVKPDKEKVYQVINFSDVTNTQTLINNINRVVIVILLSTFIVTLLIMRRTFSGIAKSIKTVQHYIESLWRSQEGMAKQDKIIFSEFTPLLEESQAMADRIHHAEESQAQFFQNASHELRTPLMSIQGYTEALQEGVIAEELALPIIHQESQKMKQLVDDIMLISRLDAKVASKQEEVSLKEVLHSSYEHFWGIAKQKNLALHLKQEEQDQLVLGDDALLIRLVSNIISNSLRYAHSYICLERQGKTIVITNDGPPISQDDLPHIFDRFYKGTGGQTGIGLAMVQEIMKQHHGHVSVCSNQEKTQFKLIF; this is encoded by the coding sequence ATGACATCTAAAAAATTAAGCAGTCATTTGCTATGGTTGAACAGTCTAACTTTGCTGATTGGTTTTGGCTTGATTTATTTTTCCTTTAACTATTTTGTCAGAGACTATATTAATCAGGTGACCAAAGATTCTATGCAGTCTAATTTTACGATTTTAGACAGTATGTATGATAATAAGCCAATTCCAGAAGCAAAAAATAAAAATACAGATAGTGTTTTTGTCTGGTCGCATTATGCGATTTATAATCATCACAAGCAAGTGTTATTTGCTAATGATGACAAGAAAACAATTGGAAAAACCCTTTATTCTTATCTAGATGAGCATGACCTTTGGGATAAATCATCGCGTCGATCAGGAGTATTTATCACCTTAGAGGATAAAACTTATTACGTCATGACCAAGGCCTATGAGGGGGATTACCAAGATGGTGCAATTGTCAAGGTAAAGCCGGACAAGGAGAAAGTTTATCAGGTAATCAATTTTTCAGATGTCACTAATACCCAAACACTAATTAATAACATCAATAGGGTTGTGATTGTGATATTGCTGTCTACTTTTATTGTGACACTTTTGATCATGCGTCGTACTTTTTCTGGCATTGCAAAATCTATAAAGACTGTTCAGCACTATATTGAGAGCCTCTGGCGTTCCCAAGAAGGAATGGCTAAGCAAGATAAAATTATCTTTTCAGAATTTACCCCCCTCCTTGAGGAAAGTCAGGCCATGGCCGATAGAATTCACCATGCTGAAGAGAGTCAAGCCCAATTTTTCCAGAACGCGTCACATGAGTTACGAACCCCACTCATGTCTATTCAAGGGTATACAGAAGCCCTTCAAGAAGGTGTCATTGCTGAGGAGCTTGCCCTGCCAATTATCCATCAGGAAAGTCAGAAAATGAAACAGTTGGTTGATGATATCATGCTGATTTCAAGACTGGATGCTAAGGTAGCGTCCAAACAAGAAGAGGTGTCGCTCAAGGAAGTGCTCCATTCAAGTTATGAGCATTTTTGGGGAATAGCCAAGCAGAAAAATTTAGCCCTTCACTTGAAGCAAGAAGAGCAAGACCAACTTGTTCTTGGTGATGATGCTCTCTTAATACGACTTGTGTCAAATATCATTAGCAACAGTTTGCGCTATGCGCACAGTTATATCTGTCTAGAAAGACAGGGGAAAACCATTGTGATTACCAATGATGGTCCGCCAATTTCACAAGATGATTTACCTCATATTTTTGACAGATTTTATAAGGGGACAGGTGGTCAAACAGGTATTGGTTTAGCCATGGTTCAAGAAATCATGAAGCAACACCACGGTCATGTCAGTGTTTGCAGCAATCAGGAAAAAACACAATTTAAACTCATTTTTTAA
- a CDS encoding YehR family lipoprotein — protein MKNRKLVSLLMLVISVLFLVACQSKQAVKEKVAYFEMTQNGSTVGLTYYYKGDKVTRQSAKTKATYTALGVDSKEAAKKELSSIAKQYQGVKGLKESIDYKDDHILETVEVDYAKADMKQLSKIPGIALATEDGKVPDYVSYKKTKKMLEDKGFKKVDKLSIN, from the coding sequence ATGAAAAATAGAAAACTAGTATCACTTCTTATGTTAGTCATAAGCGTCCTTTTCTTAGTTGCTTGCCAGTCAAAACAAGCAGTAAAAGAAAAAGTGGCCTACTTTGAAATGACTCAGAATGGCTCAACCGTTGGTTTGACATACTATTATAAGGGTGATAAGGTTACCAGACAATCTGCCAAAACAAAGGCTACTTATACTGCGCTTGGAGTTGATTCAAAAGAAGCGGCTAAAAAAGAATTAAGTTCTATTGCAAAACAATACCAGGGTGTTAAAGGGTTAAAAGAATCTATTGATTATAAAGATGATCATATTCTTGAAACTGTAGAAGTTGACTACGCTAAAGCGGATATGAAACAATTATCAAAAATTCCAGGTATAGCACTTGCCACTGAAGATGGTAAGGTTCCAGATTATGTTAGCTATAAAAAGACTAAAAAAATGTTAGAAGATAAAGGCTTCAAAAAAGTTGACAAATTAAGCATTAACTAA